Proteins from one Flavobacterium branchiarum genomic window:
- the rplQ gene encoding 50S ribosomal protein L17 — protein sequence MRHGKKFNHLSRQTGHRKAMLANMACSLIEHKRINTTVAKAKALKQFVEPLITKSKEDTTHNRRIVFAYLRSKYAVTDLFRDVAAKVGDRPGGYTRIIKVGNRLGDNADMAMIELVDFNELYNGGKKEVKKAKSRRGGKAKKADETSEAPAADTETTTEASE from the coding sequence ATGAGACACGGAAAAAAATTCAATCACTTAAGCAGACAGACTGGACATAGAAAAGCTATGTTGGCTAATATGGCTTGTTCTCTTATTGAGCACAAACGTATTAACACTACTGTTGCTAAAGCTAAAGCGCTTAAACAATTCGTTGAGCCTTTAATCACAAAATCAAAAGAAGATACGACTCACAACCGTCGTATTGTTTTTGCATACTTACGTAGCAAATATGCTGTAACTGACTTGTTCAGAGATGTAGCTGCTAAAGTAGGAGACCGTCCAGGTGGATACACTCGTATCATTAAAGTTGGAAATCGTTTAGGAGATAACGCTGATATGGCGATGATCGAACTTGTTGATTTCAATGAACTTTACAACGGAGGTAAAAAAGAAGTTAAAAAAGCAAAAAGCCGTCGTGGTGGAAAAGCAAAAAAAGCTGATGAGACTTCTGAAGCTCCTGCTGCTGATACAGAAACGACAACTGAAGCTTCTGAATAA
- the carA gene encoding glutamine-hydrolyzing carbamoyl-phosphate synthase small subunit, which produces MKYTTRQSAILLLSDGTIFHGKSIGISGTTFGEVCFNTGMTGYQEIFTDPSYFGQIMVATNAHIGNYGVNDSEIESDSIKISGLVCKNFSFNYSREGASESLESYFIKENLICISDVDTRALVSYIRDHGAMNAVICTDGTSIEDLKIALANVPNMEGLELASKVSTKEPYFYGDENATYKISALDLGIKTNILRNLAKRDCYIKVFPYDSSFKDLAAFNPDGYFLSNGPGDPDPLFGAIEVAKEILANDKPLFGICLGHQVIALANGVSTYKMFNGHRGINHPVKNLITGKGEITSQNHGFAVNKEQLDNHPDLEITHLHLNDETVAGMRMKNKNCFSVQYHPEASPGPHDSSYLFDQFIENIKAN; this is translated from the coding sequence ATGAAATACACAACACGACAAAGCGCTATTCTTTTACTAAGTGACGGAACAATTTTTCACGGAAAATCAATCGGAATTAGTGGTACAACTTTTGGAGAAGTTTGCTTTAATACAGGAATGACAGGATATCAAGAAATCTTTACGGATCCTTCTTATTTTGGTCAGATTATGGTTGCAACGAATGCACACATTGGAAATTATGGTGTAAATGATTCTGAAATAGAGTCTGATAGCATCAAGATATCTGGATTGGTGTGTAAAAACTTTAGCTTTAACTATTCTAGAGAAGGTGCTTCAGAAAGTTTAGAGTCTTATTTTATAAAAGAAAATCTTATTTGTATCTCAGATGTTGATACAAGAGCATTGGTGAGTTATATACGAGATCACGGAGCTATGAATGCTGTTATTTGTACGGATGGGACTTCTATAGAGGATTTGAAGATCGCATTGGCAAATGTTCCGAATATGGAAGGATTGGAACTTGCTTCTAAAGTGTCAACAAAAGAGCCGTATTTTTATGGAGATGAAAATGCTACATATAAAATTTCTGCTTTAGATTTAGGGATTAAGACTAATATTTTGCGTAATCTAGCAAAAAGAGATTGTTATATCAAAGTATTTCCATACGATTCGAGTTTTAAAGATTTAGCGGCATTTAATCCAGATGGCTATTTCTTATCGAATGGGCCTGGTGATCCTGATCCATTATTTGGTGCAATTGAAGTTGCTAAAGAGATTTTGGCAAATGATAAGCCGTTATTTGGTATTTGCTTAGGGCACCAAGTCATTGCTTTGGCAAATGGGGTTTCTACTTATAAAATGTTTAATGGACATCGTGGAATAAATCATCCGGTTAAGAATTTGATTACTGGTAAAGGTGAGATAACATCTCAAAATCATGGTTTTGCCGTTAATAAAGAGCAATTAGATAATCATCCTGATTTAGAAATTACGCATTTACATCTTAATGATGAAACAGTTGCTGGTATGCGTATGAAAAATAAAAATTGTTTTTCGGTACAGTACCATCCAGAAGCAAGTCCAGGGCCACATGACTCATCTTATTTGTTTGATCAATTTATTGAGAACATAAAAGCGAATTAA
- the eno gene encoding phosphopyruvate hydratase encodes MSIIIKIHARQIFDSRGNPTIEVDVITDNGVLGRAAVPSGASTGEHEAVELRDGGKAFLGKGVLNAVNNVNTIIAEELVGVSVFEQNVIDQAMIDLDGTPNKSKLGANAILGVSLAVAKAAANELGLPLYRYVGGVSANTLPVPMMNIINGGSHSDAPIAFQEFMIFPVKATSFSHSMQMGTEIFHSLKKVLHDRGLSTAVGDEGGFAPNLPGGTEDALDTIKKAVENAGYTFGDEIMIALDCAAAEFYVNGKYDYSKFEGETGKVRTSAEQVDYLAELAAKYPIISIEDGMDENDWDGWKLLTEKIGNKVQLVGDDLFVTNVERLSTGIEKGIANSILIKVNQIGTLTETIAAVNMAKNAGYTSVMSHRSGETEDNTIADLAVALNCGQIKTGSASRSDRMAKYNQLLRIEEELGSTAYFPGLNAFKIK; translated from the coding sequence ATGAGTATTATAATAAAAATTCACGCAAGACAAATTTTTGATTCTAGAGGTAATCCTACTATCGAAGTTGATGTAATTACAGACAATGGAGTATTAGGAAGAGCAGCAGTTCCATCTGGAGCGTCTACTGGGGAACATGAAGCAGTTGAATTACGTGACGGAGGTAAAGCTTTTTTAGGTAAAGGAGTTTTGAATGCTGTGAATAATGTAAATACTATTATTGCAGAAGAATTAGTTGGTGTTTCTGTTTTTGAGCAAAATGTTATCGATCAAGCTATGATCGATTTAGATGGAACTCCGAATAAATCTAAATTAGGAGCAAACGCTATTTTAGGTGTTTCTCTTGCTGTAGCGAAAGCGGCAGCTAATGAGTTAGGTTTGCCTTTGTATAGATATGTTGGAGGTGTTTCAGCAAATACATTGCCTGTGCCAATGATGAATATTATTAATGGTGGTTCGCACTCTGATGCTCCGATTGCTTTTCAAGAATTTATGATATTTCCAGTAAAAGCTACTTCTTTTTCTCACTCTATGCAAATGGGTACTGAAATTTTTCATAGCCTGAAAAAAGTGTTACATGATAGAGGATTAAGTACTGCTGTAGGTGATGAAGGAGGTTTTGCTCCAAATTTACCAGGTGGTACTGAAGATGCTTTAGATACTATTAAAAAAGCTGTTGAAAATGCAGGGTATACTTTTGGTGACGAAATTATGATTGCGCTTGACTGTGCGGCGGCTGAATTTTATGTAAACGGTAAATACGATTATTCTAAATTTGAAGGAGAAACTGGTAAAGTTAGAACTTCTGCTGAGCAAGTTGATTATTTAGCTGAATTAGCTGCTAAATATCCAATTATCTCTATTGAAGACGGAATGGATGAAAATGACTGGGATGGTTGGAAATTACTTACGGAAAAAATTGGAAATAAAGTACAATTAGTAGGTGATGACTTATTCGTAACTAATGTGGAACGTTTATCTACAGGAATCGAAAAAGGAATCGCAAATTCTATTCTTATAAAAGTAAACCAAATTGGTACTTTGACAGAGACTATTGCTGCGGTTAATATGGCTAAAAATGCAGGTTATACTTCAGTAATGTCACACCGTTCGGGAGAAACTGAAGATAATACAATTGCAGATTTAGCAGTAGCTTTAAACTGTGGGCAAATCAAAACTGGTTCAGCTTCACGTTCAGATCGTATGGCAAAATACAATCAATTGCTTAGAATCGAAGAAGAACTAGGAAGTACTGCTTATTTTCCTGGATTAAACGCTTTCAAGATTAAATAA
- a CDS encoding citrate synthase, protein MSKIATLEVDGKKIELPVITGSENESAVDINKLRDLTGFITLDPGYKNSGSCTSEITFLDGELGILRYRGYSIEDLAEQASFPEVSYLLIFGELPTAAQLAQFDADIKKHTLVNEEMKNIIDGFPKTAHPMGVLSALTSALTAFNPKAVNVENEKEMYEAICKTIAKFLVIATWTYRKTMGYPLNYYDNTKGYVENFMQLMFKLPTGPYAANPIVVNALDKLFILHGDHEQNCSTSTVRMVGSSHAGLFASISAGVSALWGPLHGGANQAVLEMLEEINKDGGDTDKFMAKAKDKNDPFRLMGFGHRVYKNFDPRARIIKKAADEVLNTLGVDDPILAIAKKLEAAALEDEYFKSRSLYPNVDFYSGIIYRALGIPTDMFTVMFAIGRLPGWIAQWKEMRENKEPIGRPRQIYTGHPLREFKSNK, encoded by the coding sequence ATGTCAAAAATAGCTACCCTAGAAGTAGATGGTAAGAAGATTGAACTTCCTGTTATAACAGGAAGCGAAAATGAATCTGCTGTCGATATTAACAAATTACGTGATTTAACAGGTTTCATTACTCTTGATCCAGGATATAAAAACTCTGGTTCTTGTACAAGTGAGATTACTTTTTTAGATGGAGAATTAGGAATTTTGCGTTACAGAGGATATTCAATTGAAGACTTAGCTGAGCAAGCAAGTTTTCCTGAAGTGTCTTATCTATTGATTTTCGGTGAGTTACCTACAGCTGCACAATTAGCACAATTTGATGCTGATATTAAAAAGCATACTTTGGTAAACGAAGAAATGAAAAATATTATTGACGGTTTTCCAAAAACTGCTCATCCTATGGGAGTATTGTCTGCATTGACAAGTGCTTTGACTGCTTTTAATCCTAAAGCAGTGAATGTAGAAAATGAAAAAGAAATGTATGAAGCTATTTGCAAAACGATAGCTAAGTTTCTTGTAATTGCTACATGGACCTATAGAAAAACAATGGGATATCCATTAAATTATTATGACAATACTAAAGGGTATGTAGAGAACTTTATGCAATTGATGTTTAAATTGCCTACAGGTCCTTATGCTGCAAATCCTATTGTTGTTAATGCATTAGATAAATTATTCATCTTACACGGAGATCATGAACAGAACTGTTCTACATCTACAGTAAGAATGGTTGGTTCTTCTCACGCTGGTTTGTTTGCTTCAATCTCTGCTGGAGTTTCTGCTCTTTGGGGACCACTTCATGGAGGTGCTAATCAGGCAGTTCTTGAAATGCTTGAAGAGATTAATAAAGACGGTGGTGATACTGATAAATTTATGGCGAAAGCCAAAGATAAAAATGATCCTTTCCGTTTAATGGGATTTGGTCATAGAGTATACAAAAACTTTGATCCAAGAGCTAGAATTATTAAGAAAGCTGCAGATGAAGTTTTGAATACATTAGGTGTTGATGATCCAATTTTGGCTATTGCTAAAAAATTGGAGGCAGCAGCCCTAGAAGATGAATACTTTAAATCAAGAAGTTTGTATCCTAACGTAGATTTTTACTCAGGTATTATTTATAGAGCATTAGGGATACCTACAGATATGTTTACAGTAATGTTTGCTATAGGAAGACTACCAGGATGGATTGCGCAATGGAAAGAAATGCGTGAAAATAAAGAACCAATTGGTAGACCTAGACAAATATATACTGGTCATCCTTTAAGAGAATTCAAATCGAATAAATAA
- a CDS encoding dimethylarginine dimethylaminohydrolase family protein yields the protein MLQLNVKNETSRLRAVVLGTAVHNGPTPTVEEAYDPKSLEHIKAGTYPVESDMVAEMDAFNAVLQKYDVTVFRPEMIENYNQIFARDIGFVIDDVFVKSNILPERELELNAIQYIIDQMDPQKVVRPPEEVHIEGGDVMLWNDYVFIGTYKGSDYKDYITARTNMEGVEFIRNLFPNKIVKEFDLVKSKIEARDNALHLDCCFQPVGKDKGIIYKRGFREEADYMYLVNLFGKDNLFHIEREEMYYMNSNVFSIDTNVVVSEKNFTRLNNWLRSNGFVVEEIPYAEIAKQEGLLRCSTLPLIRD from the coding sequence ATGTTACAATTAAATGTAAAGAACGAAACATCAAGATTACGTGCTGTAGTTTTGGGAACTGCAGTTCATAACGGGCCTACGCCAACTGTTGAGGAAGCGTATGATCCGAAATCATTGGAGCATATTAAAGCAGGGACTTATCCTGTTGAATCTGATATGGTTGCTGAAATGGATGCTTTTAATGCAGTGCTTCAAAAATACGATGTGACAGTTTTTCGTCCTGAAATGATTGAAAACTACAACCAGATTTTTGCTAGAGATATCGGTTTTGTGATAGATGATGTTTTTGTGAAATCAAATATTTTACCAGAAAGAGAATTGGAGCTTAATGCAATTCAATACATAATAGATCAAATGGATCCTCAAAAAGTAGTTCGACCACCAGAAGAAGTACATATCGAGGGAGGAGATGTTATGCTTTGGAATGATTATGTTTTTATAGGAACTTATAAAGGGAGTGATTATAAAGATTATATTACTGCAAGAACAAATATGGAGGGAGTTGAGTTTATTAGAAATTTGTTTCCAAATAAAATTGTCAAAGAGTTTGATTTGGTTAAATCTAAAATTGAAGCTCGTGATAATGCTTTGCATCTTGATTGTTGTTTTCAACCAGTAGGAAAGGATAAAGGAATTATTTACAAAAGAGGATTTCGTGAAGAAGCTGATTACATGTATTTAGTGAATCTTTTTGGTAAGGACAACTTATTTCATATTGAGAGAGAAGAAATGTATTATATGAATTCGAATGTTTTTTCAATAGATACTAATGTTGTTGTGTCAGAGAAAAATTTTACTAGATTGAATAATTGGCTAAGAAGCAACGGATTTGTTGTAGAAGAAATCCCTTATGCTGAAATTGCTAAACAAGAAGGGTTGTTGAGATGTTCAACTTTACCTTTGATTAGAGATTAA
- the ctlX gene encoding citrulline utilization hydrolase CtlX yields the protein MKQTTNAIVMIRPVAFRMNEQTAVNNYYQKVLDGLLPATVNAKAQQEFDAFVDKLRAVGVDVTVVEDTLTPDTPDSIFPNNWVSFHENGDVALYPMFAENRRLERREDILDILEEKGFQINNIVDYTSAEEDGFFLEGTGSLLLDRANGKAYCALSPRADEELFIEFCEDFDYAPVIFEAFQTVNGERKLIYHTNVMMCLGETFAVICADCIDDKKERKMVLENLKADKKEVILITEAQVNNFAGNMLEVRGANDKKYIVMSTSAHQSLTPKQISQLEAHATILSSSLDTIEACGGGSARCMMAEVFLPRA from the coding sequence ATGAAACAAACTACAAACGCAATAGTAATGATTCGTCCGGTTGCATTCAGAATGAATGAGCAAACGGCAGTAAATAATTATTATCAGAAAGTGTTAGACGGACTTTTACCGGCTACAGTAAATGCAAAAGCACAACAAGAATTTGATGCTTTTGTGGATAAATTACGTGCTGTGGGGGTAGACGTTACAGTAGTAGAAGATACGCTAACACCAGATACGCCAGATAGTATATTTCCAAATAACTGGGTTTCCTTTCATGAAAATGGAGATGTAGCATTGTATCCTATGTTTGCTGAGAATCGTCGTCTAGAACGTCGTGAGGATATTTTGGATATTCTTGAAGAAAAAGGTTTTCAAATAAATAACATTGTAGATTATACATCGGCAGAAGAGGATGGTTTTTTCTTAGAGGGCACAGGTAGTTTACTTTTGGATAGAGCAAATGGGAAAGCGTATTGCGCTTTATCTCCAAGAGCTGATGAAGAATTATTTATAGAATTCTGCGAAGATTTTGATTATGCACCTGTAATTTTTGAAGCATTTCAAACTGTTAATGGTGAGCGAAAGCTAATTTATCATACTAATGTTATGATGTGCTTGGGTGAAACTTTTGCAGTGATTTGTGCAGATTGTATAGATGATAAAAAAGAGCGTAAAATGGTTCTAGAAAATCTAAAAGCAGATAAGAAAGAAGTTATTTTAATAACAGAAGCTCAAGTGAATAATTTTGCTGGAAATATGCTTGAAGTTCGTGGAGCTAATGATAAAAAATATATCGTGATGAGTACTTCAGCGCATCAAAGTTTAACGCCAAAACAAATTTCACAACTTGAAGCTCATGCGACTATTTTAAGTTCAAGTTTAGATACTATCGAGGCTTGTGGAGGAGGAAGTGCAAGATGTATGATGGCAGAAGTGTTTTTGCCAAGAGCATAA
- a CDS encoding MarC family NAAT transporter, which yields MDLFIYLFAALFSVLNPIGTVPIFVGLTQHDSKKERSRISLWTAINVFLILIVSFFIGQYMLTFFGISIDALRIAGGIIIVNSGFSLLSGKFNKKRGINKKVETDAQQRNDIALTPLAIPMLAGPGSISLLIAFYQEHHETTEIIIASAAILAIAIVIFIILRSAHYLAKILGASGIVAISRIVGFIVIAIGIQYIVSAIINIIKGNLMHI from the coding sequence ATGGATCTATTTATTTACTTATTTGCTGCTCTATTCTCGGTATTAAATCCCATTGGAACAGTTCCTATTTTTGTAGGACTAACACAACATGACTCGAAAAAAGAGCGTTCTCGAATTTCCTTATGGACCGCTATAAACGTTTTTCTTATCCTAATCGTTTCTTTTTTTATAGGACAATACATGTTGACATTTTTTGGAATAAGCATCGATGCTCTTCGTATTGCCGGTGGAATTATAATTGTAAACTCGGGTTTTTCATTACTATCTGGTAAATTCAACAAAAAAAGAGGAATAAATAAAAAAGTAGAAACTGATGCCCAACAACGAAATGACATTGCTCTTACGCCACTAGCAATTCCTATGCTCGCAGGCCCTGGATCAATTTCTTTATTAATTGCTTTTTACCAAGAACACCATGAAACTACTGAGATCATTATCGCCTCTGCGGCAATTTTAGCAATTGCGATTGTAATTTTTATCATTCTTAGAAGTGCACATTATCTAGCTAAGATCCTTGGTGCTTCAGGCATTGTTGCTATTTCAAGAATTGTCGGCTTTATTGTAATCGCTATCGGAATACAATATATCGTGAGTGCGATAATTAATATAATCAAAGGCAATTTAATGCATATCTAA
- a CDS encoding CoA-binding protein, translated as MKNKKTVVLGATTKPEKYAFLAINKLVEKGHTVLAIGQNAGEVAGVKIYTKAIPLKNIDTITLYLNPSRQRDYYNYIVEAKPKRVIFNPGTENPELYQLLELNNIKAQVACTLVLLTTNQY; from the coding sequence ATGAAAAATAAAAAAACAGTAGTGCTTGGAGCAACTACCAAGCCTGAAAAATATGCTTTTTTAGCTATAAATAAATTAGTAGAAAAAGGACATACCGTTTTAGCAATTGGTCAAAATGCTGGAGAAGTTGCTGGTGTAAAAATTTACACAAAGGCAATTCCTCTTAAAAATATTGATACCATCACGTTGTATTTGAATCCGTCACGTCAGCGAGATTATTATAATTACATCGTAGAAGCAAAGCCTAAGCGAGTAATTTTTAATCCAGGAACCGAAAATCCAGAATTATATCAGTTGTTAGAACTTAATAATATTAAAGCTCAAGTTGCTTGTACATTAGTTTTGCTTACAACAAATCAGTATTAG
- the recR gene encoding recombination mediator RecR: MEFSSKLIEKAVNEMSQLPGIGKRTALRLVLHLLKQPKEQTGFLAEALTTMRADIKFCESCHNISDIAVCEICANTARNHQTICVVEDIRDVMAIENTGQYKGIYHVLGGKISPIEGVGPSQLNITTLVEKVKLGGVNEIIFALSSTMEGDTTNFYIYKQIADAEIIISTIARGIAVGDELEYADEVTLGRSILHRVPFEKTFKNS; this comes from the coding sequence ATGGAATTTTCTTCAAAATTAATAGAGAAAGCAGTCAATGAAATGTCTCAATTGCCAGGTATTGGTAAGCGTACGGCTTTGCGACTAGTTTTACATTTATTAAAACAACCAAAAGAACAAACCGGTTTTTTAGCCGAAGCATTAACAACAATGCGTGCAGATATTAAATTTTGTGAAAGCTGTCATAATATTTCTGATATTGCAGTATGTGAAATTTGTGCTAACACAGCAAGGAATCATCAAACTATATGTGTAGTTGAGGATATTCGTGATGTAATGGCTATAGAGAATACAGGTCAGTACAAAGGGATTTATCATGTTTTAGGAGGGAAAATTTCTCCAATTGAAGGAGTTGGTCCAAGTCAGTTAAATATAACTACCTTAGTCGAAAAGGTGAAGTTAGGCGGGGTAAACGAAATTATCTTTGCTTTAAGTTCAACAATGGAAGGGGATACAACTAATTTTTATATCTACAAACAAATAGCCGATGCTGAAATTATTATTTCAACAATAGCACGCGGAATTGCTGTAGGAGATGAATTAGAATATGCAGACGAAGTAACTCTAGGAAGAAGTATATTGCATAGGGTTCCGTTTGAGAAAACGTTTAAAAATAGTTAA
- a CDS encoding polysaccharide biosynthesis/export family protein — MNKNSLYLLLLISILFASCIPLNDLVYLQDKGTTGTESNIAVVESKPYRLQTNDVLSINIKAIDPKLVAIFNTTDKTVGQNLSNSEAGLYFDGFTVDAHGNIRMPVLGEINVMGYTLEEVRIKIEKQLLDEHFKPEANIFVTVKLDGFRYTINGEITSPGTKTLFREQVNVMEAIANSGDITITGNRKAVTIIRQSPSGVEMHDIDLTDLNAIKSPYFYLQPNDYIYVKPLKQKTWGTGKTGIESIGTIITIISLATTTFLLLKL; from the coding sequence ATGAATAAAAACTCTCTTTATCTGTTGTTGCTTATTAGCATACTTTTTGCATCATGCATTCCGCTAAATGATTTGGTTTATTTACAAGATAAAGGAACAACCGGCACTGAAAGTAATATTGCTGTTGTAGAATCAAAACCCTATCGTTTGCAAACTAATGATGTTTTAAGTATTAATATAAAGGCTATTGATCCAAAATTAGTAGCGATTTTTAATACTACAGATAAAACCGTAGGACAAAATTTATCTAACTCAGAAGCAGGATTGTATTTTGATGGTTTTACAGTTGATGCTCATGGAAATATAAGAATGCCCGTTTTAGGTGAAATAAATGTTATGGGGTATACACTAGAAGAAGTGCGTATTAAAATAGAAAAACAATTATTAGACGAACATTTTAAACCAGAAGCAAATATATTTGTAACAGTAAAGCTTGATGGTTTTAGATATACAATAAATGGAGAAATAACATCTCCAGGTACTAAAACGCTTTTTAGAGAACAGGTAAATGTAATGGAAGCCATTGCTAATTCTGGAGATATTACAATTACAGGTAATAGAAAAGCAGTTACTATTATTCGACAATCACCTTCAGGAGTCGAAATGCATGATATTGATCTTACAGATCTTAATGCAATAAAATCCCCTTATTTTTATTTACAACCCAATGATTATATATATGTAAAACCACTTAAGCAAAAAACTTGGGGAACAGGTAAAACAGGTATAGAATCTATTGGAACAATAATCACTATAATTTCTTTGGCAACAACTACATTTTTACTTTTAAAACTTTAA